One genomic segment of Thermodesulfobacteriota bacterium includes these proteins:
- a CDS encoding ABC transporter ATP-binding protein, with protein MSGCAVEVRGLRKVFHPAGLPGFRWAADPAPALDGLDFRLEAGELAALVGESGSGKSTLGRCLLGLLPFDEGQIRVGGFDVARLGRRHRRAFCRLAQIIFQNPYASLNPALRVRSLVEEAVRVHRDLPRGAVAEEADRLADLVHLARARLEELPSRLSGGERRRVAFARALATRPQFVVADEPVSGLDPPIQVQLVELMRRIHARRGLTFLLVSHDLRVVRSLATRVLVLYRGQLVEDAPARGFFSGGARHPYAVELLRSAFDAGGCRGEAEAGVRPPLQGAGCPYRHRCDCVDPQGACATMRPSLTLAGTGHRVACHRRDDARRTP; from the coding sequence GCGGGTGCGCGGTGGAGGTGCGGGGGCTGCGCAAGGTCTTTCACCCGGCGGGCCTCCCGGGGTTCCGGTGGGCGGCGGACCCGGCCCCGGCGCTCGACGGCCTGGACTTTCGCTTGGAGGCGGGAGAGCTTGCGGCCCTCGTGGGGGAATCGGGCTCGGGGAAGAGCACGCTCGGCCGCTGCCTCCTGGGCCTGCTCCCCTTCGACGAGGGGCAGATTCGGGTGGGCGGCTTCGACGTGGCCCGGCTCGGGCGGCGCCACCGCCGCGCCTTTTGCCGCCTGGCGCAGATCATCTTCCAGAATCCCTACGCGAGCCTGAACCCGGCCCTGCGGGTGCGCTCCCTGGTGGAGGAGGCGGTGCGGGTGCACCGGGATCTGCCCCGGGGCGCGGTCGCGGAGGAGGCCGATCGCCTCGCGGACCTGGTGCACCTGGCCCGAGCCCGTCTCGAGGAGCTCCCCTCCCGCCTCTCCGGGGGCGAGCGGCGCCGGGTCGCCTTTGCCCGGGCGCTCGCCACGCGCCCCCAGTTCGTGGTGGCCGACGAGCCCGTGTCGGGGCTCGACCCCCCGATCCAGGTGCAGCTCGTGGAGCTCATGCGCCGCATCCATGCCCGGCGGGGTCTCACGTTTCTGCTCGTGTCCCACGATCTGCGCGTGGTGCGCAGCCTCGCCACCCGGGTCCTGGTGCTGTACCGCGGCCAGCTCGTGGAGGACGCCCCTGCCCGGGGCTTCTTCTCGGGAGGGGCACGCCACCCCTATGCCGTGGAGCTCCTGCGCAGCGCCTTCGACGCCGGCGGGTGTCGGGGCGAAGCAGAGGCAGGGGTGCGCCCGCCGCTGCAAGGGGCCGGGTGTCCCTACCGCCACCGGTGCGACTGCGTTGATCCGCAAGGGGCGTGTGCTACAATGCGCCCCTCCTTGACCCTCGCCGGCACGGGCCACCGGGTGGCGTGCCACCGGCGGGACGACGCGCGGAGAACCCCGTGA
- a CDS encoding O-acetyl-ADP-ribose deacetylase, which yields MERTFGNTRLVLVQGDLTRQAVGAVVNAANPSLLGGGGVDGAIHRAGGPQILAECKAVVKEIGRLEPGKAVLTTGGRLPARAVIHTVGPVWAGGTRGEAQTLASAYRESLRLAEDHRLETLAFPSISTGAYGYPVEEAARVALGTVAAYLGAGSRLQEVRFVLFSAAVLGVYERALAGLEAAPPEGTPGDP from the coding sequence GTGGAACGGACGTTCGGAAACACCCGCCTGGTCCTCGTGCAGGGCGACCTCACCCGGCAGGCCGTCGGCGCCGTGGTGAACGCGGCCAACCCCTCGCTGCTGGGCGGCGGCGGGGTCGACGGCGCGATCCACCGGGCCGGCGGCCCGCAGATCCTGGCGGAGTGCAAGGCCGTCGTCAAGGAGATCGGGCGCCTGGAGCCGGGAAAGGCGGTCCTCACCACGGGGGGGAGGCTGCCGGCCCGGGCGGTCATCCACACGGTCGGCCCCGTGTGGGCCGGCGGCACTCGAGGGGAAGCCCAAACCCTGGCCAGCGCCTATCGGGAGAGCCTGCGCCTGGCGGAGGACCACCGCCTGGAGACCCTGGCCTTTCCCTCCATCTCCACGGGGGCCTACGGCTACCCCGTGGAAGAAGCGGCCCGGGTCGCCCTGGGCACCGTAGCCGCCTACCTGGGCGCCGGGAGCCGGCTCCAAGAGGTGCGCTTCGTGCTCTTCTCCGCCGCCGTCCTGGGGGTCTACGAGCGGGCCCTGGCCGGCCTGGAGGCCGCGCCGCCGGAAGGGACTCCGGGAGATCCCTGA
- a CDS encoding HDOD domain-containing protein has protein sequence MLEKLKALFGFGRRAPAPAAPESRERAPRAEDSEADRKPREEPRPATQAAAPALGADAQAFYAGLRDPEPSEDLQALAPDDRLFVSGVLKLLREQALRIPVLPQAALEISRLLSDPSASASRFAKVLEADPGLSMDVLRIANSAYYGFGSATTSVRTAVVRIGLTQLRGLIIVTHLHGKVLQGGTLAREASWLSELSLGLAHAAQALAPDFGLRPDAAFTQGVLSHVEHFVILGTAAEVSREHKRRIQPTGQGLREAFARCGTRVRELAAREWGLTEVLLGGKEQDPLARSLRDLREALVAHWAGEAVLPAVAGAPPDRVAQALQRSAAARPAAAEA, from the coding sequence ATGCTTGAGAAACTCAAGGCGCTGTTCGGGTTCGGAAGGCGGGCCCCCGCCCCGGCGGCACCGGAGAGCCGGGAGCGCGCCCCCCGCGCCGAAGACAGCGAGGCGGACCGGAAACCCCGGGAAGAGCCCCGCCCAGCGACCCAAGCCGCGGCGCCGGCGCTCGGAGCCGACGCACAGGCGTTCTACGCCGGCCTGCGGGACCCGGAGCCGTCGGAGGACTTGCAGGCCCTGGCGCCCGACGACCGGCTGTTCGTCTCGGGGGTGCTCAAGCTGCTGCGGGAGCAGGCCCTTCGGATTCCGGTCCTGCCCCAGGCGGCTCTCGAGATCTCTCGGCTCCTCTCGGACCCCTCTGCCAGCGCGAGCCGCTTCGCCAAGGTGCTCGAGGCGGACCCGGGGCTCAGCATGGACGTGCTGCGCATCGCCAACTCGGCATACTACGGGTTCGGCTCGGCAACCACGAGCGTGCGCACGGCGGTAGTGCGCATCGGGCTCACCCAGCTCCGGGGCCTGATCATCGTGACCCACCTCCACGGCAAGGTCCTCCAGGGCGGCACCCTGGCCCGGGAGGCCAGCTGGCTCTCGGAGCTCTCCCTCGGCCTGGCCCACGCCGCCCAGGCCCTGGCCCCGGACTTCGGCCTCCGCCCCGACGCAGCCTTCACCCAGGGCGTGCTCTCCCACGTGGAGCACTTCGTCATCCTGGGGACGGCCGCCGAGGTCTCCCGGGAGCACAAGCGCCGCATCCAGCCCACCGGCCAGGGGCTGCGGGAGGCCTTTGCCCGGTGCGGCACCCGGGTCCGGGAGCTCGCGGCCCGGGAGTGGGGCCTCACCGAGGTCCTCCTGGGCGGCAAGGAGCAGGACCCCCTCGCCCGAAGCCTTCGGGACCTGCGCGAAGCCCTGGTGGCCCACTGGGCGGGCGAGGCGGTCCTTCCCGCGGTGGCGGGGGCCCCCCCCGACCGGGTGGCCCAGGCCCTGCAGCGGTCCGCCGCGGCACGGCCTGCGGCGGCGGAGGCCTGA